Sequence from the Nocardia cyriacigeorgica GUH-2 genome:
TGCCGAGGCGTTCGGTCATCTCGCGCATCACGCCCGCCGATTCCTGCCTGCTCGCCTCCGCCGTCAGCCGCGGATCGGTGAGGTAGTACAGGGTCGGGAACGGGGTGCCATCGGGCAGCCGGGGCGCGGTCTTCACCACCGCGGGCACGCCGTCGGGGGTGCGGTAGGCGATGGCGAGCACCCCGCGCGGGGTGCGGCCCAACTGCTCTTCGATGATCCGCAGATCCCGGTCGTCGGGTTCGGTCACCTGGGTCCTTCCGGGTTCGGCGCGGGCGCGGGCGGCGTCGTGGTCACCGGCGCGGGGTCGGGGGCGGGCTGTGGTTCGGACACGCTGCGCCACAAGCCGGTATACCAAGGGTCGGGTTCGCGCGACGGCGTGGTCGGGCCAGGGCGCGCGGGCGCTTCGATACCGGGAACCTGCACGATATACGGCGTTTCCCCGGGCATCACGAGCCGCAACCGGTCCTTGGCCTCGGACCGGATGTAGGCCGGATCCTGCTGCTGGGCACGGCGATCACGCAGCCGGGCCAGATCGTCTTCGAGCTGCCTGCGTTCCTGAGCCAGCTGCGCGGCCTCGGCGCGCTGACTGAAATAGGTGCGCATCGGCACCGCCAGCGTCAACGCCAGCGCGCACACCACCATCGCCAGGATGACCGCCTTACCGGTCGACAAGCCGAGGATGGTGCGTTCGGGCGTGTCCTTGCCCGCGGACTTCTTCTTGCGGGCGCTGATCTTGCGCGGTTCGGCCTTGTCGTCGGGACGCCGCCGCGCGGTGCGACTCGGCGCGGCGGCCCGGCCGTGCTGATCAGCGACGGGGCGGGAACGGGCGGAACGCGACGTGCGGCGGTCGCCTCGTCCGGCTGGACTGGTACCACGCGCACGTCGCTCCGTCATATCCCTACCCCATGTATCGCTGCTGTCAGTCCTCGAACGCGAAGCGCGGGAACGCGACGTCGCCCGCGTAACGCGCCGAATCACCGAGGGCGTCCTCGATGCGCAGCAGCTGGTTGTACTTGGCCACGCGCTCGCTGCGGGCGGGCGCGCCGGTCTTGATCTGACCACTGCCCACGGCCACCGCCAGGTCGGCGATGGTGGTGTCCTCGGTCTCGCCGGAGCGGTGGCTCATCATGGTCTTGTAGCCGTTGCGGTGGGCGAGCTCGACGGCGTCGAGGGTCTCGGTCAGGGTGCCGATCTGGTTGACC
This genomic interval carries:
- a CDS encoding FtsB family cell division protein, which produces MTERRARGTSPAGRGDRRTSRSARSRPVADQHGRAAAPSRTARRRPDDKAEPRKISARKKKSAGKDTPERTILGLSTGKAVILAMVVCALALTLAVPMRTYFSQRAEAAQLAQERRQLEDDLARLRDRRAQQQDPAYIRSEAKDRLRLVMPGETPYIVQVPGIEAPARPGPTTPSREPDPWYTGLWRSVSEPQPAPDPAPVTTTPPAPAPNPEGPR